DNA sequence from the Eulemur rufifrons isolate Redbay chromosome 6, OSU_ERuf_1, whole genome shotgun sequence genome:
TATTCCAGGTCATCAGTGAGCTGAATGGAAAAAACATTGAAGATGTCATTGCCCAGGGTGAGTTTATGTGGAGAGGATGTTCATTTTCGTGGTCCATCCTAATCCCTGCTGGCCTCCTGTGGCCTGCCAGGTTTCGCTTGTGGACTAGAGCACCCTAGAAGCCTCACCCAAAGAGTGAGCAGGGCTTCAGCTAGCTCATGACAAGGATGCTTCTAGACATTAGTAGGAGTAGGGCAGCAGGGGGTGCCCTGCACTTTCACTGGACCTGCTGGTGGCCTGACTGCTCCTAGCCCTGAGTCCTTCCCCCAGGATTTCTCTGAAACTTAGCGTCTGGACAACTGAGCTTTCGTCAAAACAATTCTCACCAAGTTCTTTCCATGAAGGGGTGGGACTAAGAGTGCCAGGGATGGCCACAGGCTTCTGACCTCTTCGCTGGGCAGATGGTTTTCCGTTGACGTCAGGCTGGAGCTGACGGGATTTGTTTGGAAGTTGAGCTGTTGGGACAGCCACTCCTGTCCTGTGCGTGTGACCTGGCGAGGCCAACTCAGCAAACAGCCTATTCCACGAGCTCATCGCTGTGGCAAAGCTCTGGGTGCTGGGGCAGCAGACTGGTTCCCTGCCCGGTTAGAAACGTGTTTGTGTCAACTTATCTCCAGGGCGTGGGGGCAGAATTCCTAGAAGGCAAATTCTAGACAGAAGAATTGCCTTGGTTGGACAGGGTAGGGCAACAGAGAAGTGTCAGGCAGTGAATGCCAAGGAGTCTCTGGGTGTGGCAGGGTGGGGAGTGACATCCTGAGTCCTGGAAGAAGAGGGGAGCTTTGACACTGGCCGTGTATGACGGGGCCCTGATGTGTTCGGTTCACTGTGCGGTGCCTGGTGCAGTCTGGTTTCCCCAGGTCTCTAAAGCCTTGTGGAGCAACCTTCCAGACTGGGCACCTGCTCTGCTCACTTTCCGTCTCCTCATGTAGGTATCGGCAAGCTTGCCAGCATACCTGCTAGTGGGGCTGTGGCTGTCTCTGCTGCCCCAGGTGCTGCAGCTCCTGCTGCTGGTTCTGCCCCTGCTGCAGGTGAGTGGAGGCCTGGGAACGGTCGGGCCGCTGAAGGGGCCTGAGGCTCAGACCAGGTCCACCGGGAGTCTGGCCCTGGCAGTcgggctgtgggctgtgggctgtgggctgTGCTCTGTGCTCTGTGCTCTGTGCTCACTACGCTGTCTGCTTTTCcacagcagaggaaaagaaagaggagaagaaggaggagtcCGAAGAATCAGATGATGACATGGGATTTGGCCTATTTGATTAAATTCCTGCTCCCCTGCAAATAAAGCCTTTTTGTGTATCCCTTGAGTGTCAGAGTCTGTCCTTAGCTGCTGCCACACCACAGCCCAGGCTccatcacagggacaggtgtgggGCTGCAAGGTGGGTGGGGAAGAGGTTGTCTGTGCAAAATGAGCATGAATCAGGGAATCTGGTCATCACAGCTGCCTGAGGCTACTTCCTTGGACTTTGAGCAGTTTCCTGGGTTTGGGGGACACTCTCTTTAAAAGTGTGGACGGCAGAAAAGCTGATAGGAAGTGGAGTGCCAGGGTGATATCCAGGGCTCTGCTGTGAGGGTCTTGGTACCTGGCCAATGCCCGGGCTGGTGGGCTCTGGGTTTTGCAGATGGAGGCAGGCCCTGAGCCTAGCTTGGGGATTGGGGTGTGTCCCTGGGTTTCTCTGCTGTGGTCACAGCTCCATCTTAACATCCTGAGCTATGTGGGCAGTCACTTCTGGGCCTGTTTTCCTGCTGTTCATGAGCCAGCCATTCCCTGTTGGGCAGGTGTGGATGGGGCTGGGTGGGCCACATGCTCAGCTTAGTAAGTCCTGGGTGGCCTGCCAGGGCTGCACAGGCTCTGGCCTGGAATGTGGAACTGAGGGCGGAGGCTGCCTCCACTTGTGCTCACCCATGCAGGCCTCCCCCatgctctgcccctccctccctctgctcagcATCCTGCCAGCTGGCTGTGTGAGGTGTGTCTACTGTGTGCCCGGTCCTCTGGGAGCTGGGGCACTGTGGTGCCTGCCTTAGTTGTGGGGGTTCGTAAGATAAGACAGCTGGGGTGGCTCCAGGCAGACCTTAGGCTGGAGCCAAGGCCTGGAGGGGGCAGAGG
Encoded proteins:
- the RPLP2 gene encoding large ribosomal subunit protein P2, producing MRYVASYLLAALGGNPSPSAKDIKKILDSVGIEADDDRLNKVISELNGKNIEDVIAQGIGKLASIPASGAVAVSAAPGAAAPAAGSAPAAAEEKKEEKKEESEESDDDMGFGLFD